The Zygotorulaspora mrakii chromosome 6, complete sequence genome includes the window GGACCCTTAAATGCAAGGTGTAGGTGAAGAATAATTTAAGAAATGCTCTTAAGTACGTACGTAGGGGAGGGGCAATAACACTAGCGTTGATGATCATACAATAATCAACTCTTTCAATAGCAACCAGCTAGTGGATTTTAACTCATAACAGTATATTATCGGTGCAAGACTTTCCTCGCCTTGCCAAGTATACGGCTCGGCAAGTCAAGGCTGTTCTATCAGTGCTTTGCGACCTGCTAAGTTGGGGTAGCTAGCTCAGCCTTTGTTCCATTGTAAATCATATTATACAAGAATACGCTAAATTGAGGGCATTACTGCGATATCCAGACACTGGAGTCCACCGCTCATAAACTATAGTATATCTCGTCTAAAAGATTGGCATGTAATTGCTGAATTGGAGGCATGGTTACTGTGTGTTCGACGAACAAAAGATGGCGACCCAGCGCCGCATAGCTTATAACCTACTCATGTTGATGGCGCAGAGGTCATAACCACTAGCAACAGCGCTCATAAGGTAAGTCAGTGCTAGACACATTGTGCTTGAGCCGAATGACCGGACTAGGAAGCTATTACGTATCAAGTGTGTTCTGCACTAAGCGCTAGCAATTCGACAATGGCGCCAGGCGTGGGAACGGCTGCGCGCTCAGTGTCAGAAGATCCCACATCTATCATTCAAGAGTGGCATAGCAGGGAACTTTTAAACAGGCATACACAAGCAACCCTATATCTGTGTGTCACCAAATTAGCGTCAACAGTTCTGAATTGCTTAGCTCTCTCAAAATTAATCTGTTCCGTGGATTCATCATGTGAACATAGCTCTTTTTCTCGCAGAAGCTTCTCAGGTAGTACAGTATGACACGAAAACAAGACATTTCAAATGCAAGAAACTTAAGGCACCTTGGAAACCTTATTGGGAATGCCTGTAGCATCCCCGTTATCAAGCCTACTGTTAACCATATGTATATCTGTATATCACGTGCACGGTCTATTATGTAAGATTGACTAATCATTATACAAACGCGCCAACTAGTAATTGAGCGTAGATTAGACCTGTCTACGCTTAGCTAGTGATGAATGCCATGTCTCGTGTCTCGTCAGCATTACCACCGTGACCTGATGAAGTTGCACAGAACACTGATCTGAGTgaacttttcttcttctcatGCATAGATGCATTGACACGCACAAGTGTCTATTCATTGGAAGCACTGAATGGCAGCATAGTGCACTTCTCGTCGAGATagaagcaagaaaagaaagctgGACGAGACATAATAGCCACGCAATtatcaagaagagaagagaCTAATACGGAAGCGAAGGAACGGAGGGGTTTGAGGTTGTTTCAATCATATTTTCCACTAGTcgttttttgttttgtttttaccTTTTCTGTTCCACATACAcgaaaaaggaaaataatCAAATAAGTTTCGTATCCGTTTATTACCATATCGGGATAAAGGTaaacaaattgatcaaaGTGGATAAGTGTCAAcaatatatatttctgtTTGTGTTAAgtgaaatattcaattgaacagAGTTTAGCCCTGACTTCGAGGTGGAAGAAGTTGCTTTGAAGCCATTGAAACCAACCTGGTCTTATTCCTCTCTACTTCTTTTCTTAGAGAATTTACTACTCTTTCAGTCTgttacaaaaaatttggacGACCGGTATACACACACCTCAAATACGTACTAGTGGGATCGACATCGCTAGATCGGTTAGCCTATTCAGGGAAAAGAGAAACAAATCAGTTGTGCAGATATCTTTGGAGAACCGGCATACTACTGAGCGTTGTCCTCTCTTCGACtactattttttctttactttGTTTAGCAATTCCAGGACGATAGTATTTTACAATTGATCCCTTCCAAGTGCTATTCGATCCttgatttttgttttgtgCCTGATTTGATTACAGGTTCTGGatatttgatatatatCCACTGGCCGTACTTTCGTGTGTTGTACTCTCTACATTGTTTGGCACTTTATTTTAGTTTGAGCCCATTGACACCTATTCAAAGATTCGAGGCATCAAACTTAAATATAAGTAGAGGAATATTGATCAGAAGTTTATTCCCGAGTGTTGAATATTCATATTTTGTCGCATATACTGTGTCATAACGAACAATTGATTTCGTGTATCAACATTATTGTGATACTTTTGTTTACAGAGAAAACATCTGTTCTTAAAATTTCTCACATTGATGTCCTCATCCTCTGAGAATACAGAAAATACACAGAATGACAGATCTGCtaaaattttgagaaatgtTCAGCAAAGGTTAGCATTGAACAATGTTACGAACACGATAACAGCGCAACAAAATGCATCTCATCAGTCATCTATTAGAAACTTGAAAAGTTCTCTGTCCATGGCAAGAGATGAAGGAAGCAGAATTCCACAGTTTAGTAAAGAGACATATATTCATCCAAGCTTAGCTAATTCATCAACACTCGATCCACAAAATAGCTCACGAAGTAGCACGACGAATAAATCGATTGACTTCCTGTCCTCCAAAACAGCATCAGTTGGACAAGGCGAATTAGGTTCTTTCACTGTGTGCGAGAATAAAGAGAACCAAGATCCATTCTCTTCATCGAGACTGTTACCTTCAATAAGAGAAGAAGGACATCACAAGTCAGATGAGGAGCACGTACTTCTGAAATCTCAGTCGAGTCATATTACACAAACTGGTAAACCAGATCCAAAAAGCtcacaaatttttttaggtaatgataaaattgatacCAGCAGTGACTATCAGAAAAGCAATAGCAGTAGTactaataataataacaataacagcaataataataataataataataataataatgacAGTAAGAATAGCATTAATCCCAGAGATATGGATGCTGGGAAGAAAAGGCCGATCTCTACTTTAGTAGAGCATGATGTGCCTAAGAAGTTTAAAATATGCGACGAAAATGGTGAGGAAGAATATGAGTGGGAAGACCTAGATGCAGAAGATGCTAATGATCCTTTCATGGTTAGTGAGTATGtgaatgaaatttttgattatttaaGTCATTTGGAGGTAGTTACACTACcaagtgaagaaaatctCTATAAACACAGAAACATTCGTCAAAATCGAGATATTCTAGTAAACTGGTTAGTGAAAATTCATAATAAATTTGGACTATTACCCGAGACGCTCTATCTAGCGATAAACACAATGGATCGTTTTTTGAGTAAGGAACTAGTTCAGTTAGATAAGCTTCAATTAGTTGGCACGTCATGTCTCTTCATCGCATCAAAGTATGAGGAAGTTTACTCACCAAGCATAAAACATTTTGCATCAGAAACTGATGGCGCTTGTACAGAAGACGAAATCAAAGAGGGcgaaaaattcattttgaagacaCTGAATTTTAATCTAAATTATCCGAATCCAATGAACTTCTTGCGGAGAATATCGAAGGCGGATGACTACGATATACAGTCTCGAACACTTGCCAAGTTCCTGCTAGAGATTTCATTGGTTGATTTCAGATTTATAGGTATATTGCCCTCTTTATGTGCAGCAGCAGCTATGTTTCTTTCTAGAAAGATGTTAGGCAAGGGAAAGTGGGATGGTAATCTAATTCATTATAGTGGTGGCTATACGAAAGAACAATTAGCGCCGGTATGCCACATGATGATGGATTATCTAGTAAGTCCAATCGTCCACGATGAATTTCACAGAAAGTATCAGTCAAGAAGGTTTATGAAAGCATCAGTAATATCCGTTCAATGGGCATTGAAGgttagaaaaaatggatatGATATAATGACACTGCATGAATAGGTTTCAAAAATAGAAacttttctcattttttttttttcgcttCGACTTTGCACTAGTTCGTTAAGTCGGATTTTCAACTTTCCGTTCACCTAATCAGTTGTATTTTAATTTCACTCTTTAAACTTATTTtaatatatttttccaattAATTAAAAGTAATTccaattttaaaatttcaaaaaactttcaaagtaAAATAGTGATTAAATTGATTATTTAGTTAAATTGTTGATGGGAGTTATCATATATGAATGCTATAGCGAAAATAGAGAATTAAGGGACTCATCGGTTTCAACTTGATTTTGACaccattgaaaaactttGTAATACATGGCAccattttttggttttttgaatttcaaatatagTGAGTCCAACTTTGTGGTTGGAGatgcaatttctttaattAAATCTTTGCAATACGACTGAAACTCTGCATCAGCGTATGGATCAATACCGCCGCTATAATGCTTAAATGTTTCATcccaaagattttttttattgtgtGTGCTGGTAATCTGTTTAGCAACATACATTGCCATTGCACTCATTGTAGAAGGCTTTAAATGGATGAATTTGTGATAGCACATAATGCACTCCAATAGAAATTTTGCGATCGATCTCGTTTGGAAATCATAGTTATCAGCTTTAGAGATTCTTCTTAAGAAGTTCATTGGATTTGGCCAACCAATATTAAATTCTAAAGACGACAGCATAAACATCTCTGCGTTCTTGATATCATTCTTGGTTGCCGCACCATCCGTTATATATGCATAGTCCGATAATTTTGGTAGATTGACTTCCTCGAATTTAGCGGCTATAAACAATGCAGTGACGGCCAATAATTGTAATTTGCTTAATGTGACCTTATTCATCGAAAGAAATCTATCCATTATATTTATCGTCAGAAACAAGGTCTCTGGATAAcactgaaatttttcatgaaCTTCGACCAACCAGTCTATCAAAATTGCTCGCATGGACGGACGTAAATTATGTTTTGATTTAGTATCTGTTAGGTAATTATGCGACGGTAGCGTTTCCATTTCTCTCTTGTACAGGTGACTGAATATTTCATTCGTATATTCTGTCACCATGCAAACATCCTTCCTCTCATTGGCATCAAGATCCTTCCATAGAATCTTCTCTTCTTGCGGTTCCTCATCACttgtttttgatgttttcctAGCTTTCACTTTGGTTGTGGgattctcttcttcttgatcCCTAtatatctttctttttctaaATGATTGCAGAGTTAGCTCACTGTCCTCTCTTCGTACTCTGCCGCTTATTTCGCTCAGTTCTTTCGTTTGTTGAGTATTGACGGGAACCTCACTTAATGCTCGCCTTGGTTTGGCATTTGGGGAGCCACTCGTGGAAGAGACTTTGAGATTACACACTTTGGTGTCCAGTGCCGCAGTATCATTGAACTTTAAATTTTCTGAGCTACTCCTTGTGCTGCTATTTGCACTCCCTGTGAGACTTGCCATAATGATAATGCTGGCGACTGCTGGTTCTGATGTTCCCTTAGCCTCTAAAGCACGAATGACTTCGAGAAGAGTATTGCACTAAGAGGATGTCTGAAGCCCAAAGCTAATATAGTATCGAGACCAGAGCTGAGAGGAAGGGCTTCAGAATCAAACGCGATTTGACCACCTCGATCACGATATGCTGCTACCGCCGACGTTTCCTACACCGAGCACAGCACACTGCACAAACGCAGCCCAGCAAGACATACTCTACAGGGCAGCTTCGCGATTTGTAAATGCACGTTAATCGAATTACGTTCTACAATGGAACACAAAATACAACATCTTTGTA containing:
- a CDS encoding cyclin family protein, coding for MSSSSENTENTQNDRSAKILRNVQQRLALNNVTNTITAQQNASHQSSIRNLKSSLSMARDEGSRIPQFSKETYIHPSLANSSTLDPQNSSRSSTTNKSIDFLSSKTASVGQGELGSFTVCENKENQDPFSSSRLLPSIREEGHHKSDEEHVLLKSQSSHITQTGKPDPKSSQIFLGNDKIDTSSDYQKSNSSSTNNNNNNSNNNNNNNNNNDSKNSINPRDMDAGKKRPISTLVEHDVPKKFKICDENGEEEYEWEDLDAEDANDPFMVSEYVNEIFDYLSHLEVVTLPSEENLYKHRNIRQNRDILVNWLVKIHNKFGLLPETLYLAINTMDRFLSKELVQLDKLQLVGTSCLFIASKYEEVYSPSIKHFASETDGACTEDEIKEGEKFILKTLNFNLNYPNPMNFLRRISKADDYDIQSRTLAKFLLEISLVDFRFIGILPSLCAAAAMFLSRKMLGKGKWDGNLIHYSGGYTKEQLAPVCHMMMDYLVSPIVHDEFHRKYQSRRFMKASVISVQWALKVRKNGYDIMTLHE
- a CDS encoding cyclin family protein; protein product: MASLTGSANSSTRSSSENLKFNDTAALDTKVCNLKVSSTSGSPNAKPRRALSEVPVNTQQTKELSEISGRVRREDSELTLQSFRKRKIYRDQEEENPTTKVKARKTSKTSDEEPQEEKILWKDLDANERKDVCMVTEYTNEIFSHLYKREMETLPSHNYLTDTKSKHNLRPSMRAILIDWLVEVHEKFQCYPETLFLTINIMDRFLSMNKVTLSKLQLLAVTALFIAAKFEEVNLPKLSDYAYITDGAATKNDIKNAEMFMLSSLEFNIGWPNPMNFLRRISKADNYDFQTRSIAKFLLECIMCYHKFIHLKPSTMSAMAMYVAKQITSTHNKKNLWDETFKHYSGGIDPYADAEFQSYCKDLIKEIASPTTKLDSLYLKFKKPKNGAMYYKVFQWCQNQVETDESLNSLFSL